A single window of Huiozyma naganishii CBS 8797 chromosome 10, complete genome DNA harbors:
- the GOS1 gene encoding Gos1p (similar to Saccharomyces cerevisiae GOS1 (YHL031C); ancestral locus Anc_4.11) has translation MSTGASFVTVRGQAISLETQTESLLSRYSTFAQTTSSEQTGQEKKLDGQLENILQKRQGVIDQLTQICKDNASVSASKLSQLQRHKETLQQHWHNFQNIRSSIQQERNRLNLLFSVKNDIAQHNNNTVDDADEYIQNETRRIDQSHSIVDRLISQAWETRDQFSGQNTVLHNANNRILSTLQRVPGINQVIGKIGTRRRKNALILASITTVCILILFFTW, from the coding sequence ATGTCTACGGGGGCCAGCTTTGTTACGGTGAGAGGCCAGGCGATCTCGCTGGAGACTCAGACGGAGTCTCTATTGTCGCGTTACTCAACATTTGCGCAGACTACCAGCTCTGAGCAGACTGGgcaagagaagaagctcGATGGGCAGCTCGAGAATATACTGCAAAAAAGGCAAGGCGTTATTGACCAGCTGACCCAGATCTGTAAAGACAATGCGTCTGTGTCGGCATCGAAACTGTCGCAGTTGCAACGCCATAAGGAAACTTTGCAGCAACACTGGCATaatttccaaaatattaGATCGTCCATCCAACAAGAGCGTAACAGATTGAATTTATTGTTCTCGGTGAAGAACGACATCGCTCAACATAATAACAATACGGTGGATGATGCTGACGAGTACATTCAAAATGAGACGAGACGGATCGACCAATCGCATTCTATAGTAGATCGGCTGATATCACAGGCATGGGAAACCAGAGACCAGTTTTCAGGGCAGAATACTGTACTACACAACGCCAATAACCGGATTCTTTCCACTTTACAAAGAGTACCGGGCATCAATCAGGTGATTGGGAAAATAGGcacgagaagaagaaagaacgCCTTAATATTGGCTTCAATAACCACCGTGTGTATACTGATCCTCTTTTTCACTTGGTGA
- the KNAG0J02910 gene encoding MIP/aquaporin family protein (similar to Saccharomyces cerevisiae FPS1 (YLL043W); ancestral locus Anc_4.10): MSNTNEALNEFLKGDVQSEPSLRSHERERSAGRGSKDENFDYERQDTPGRHASQSPTSALPSASYIPQYTMDGQMPFPIQEVIPNTQVTMSTAVDSQHHNSMSKGNSNGGNSGLRARTPTVTANVLNVGDFYNDRDTINNNSNGNINNSNGNGNGNGNDNEHNSDGGADDSTYHDDGDAPLNVPLLVKPKTLYQNPQTPTVLPSTYHPINKWSAVKQSYMKEFLAEFLGTLVMCLLGSAVCCQVNLGARATEISYNDSLNKLTDSLPTSLDDAITIVRTLQELVTPSPSGSFDAIPLGWGAAVVMGYFCSGGSAISGAHLNPSVTISNLVFRGFPLKKVPFYLCGQILGAFAGALITFIFYKRVFIELYSDWHLEQAVAADFITFPKPYLSSARQFTSEYVATAVFQACIFAMTDPYTCLSTDVFPLMLFILIFILNASMGYTTACAINLARDLGPRLALYAVGMDRKLLWIRYHHYFWVPITAPIFGALTGALVYDICVYQGHESPVNWPWTVYKEKFWKYWMRRPSWMYKKRERATSDLSEFSYAPDDDDYEYNMEDYGAGESNGILKKGKAKTKAKHQNSDSSDIDEEVVNKAVTFKSVQKRDRGYGGIPTILEEDGGTSFIEDGDSMMMSTDSSSLPNFVSTTNDEK, translated from the coding sequence ATGTCCAACACCAACGAGGCACtcaacgagttcttgaagggtGACGTTCAAAGCGAACCAAGTTTGAGGAGTCATGAGCGGGAGAGGAGCGCGGGTAGGGGGAGCAAAGACGAAAACTTCGATTACGAGAGGCAGGACACCCCCGGGAGACACGCCAGCCAGTCACCAACGTCTGCATTGCCCTCTGCGTCCTATATACCCCAGTACACTATGGACGGCCAAATGCCGTTCCCCATCCAGGAAGTGATTCCAAATACACAAGTTACCATGAGCACAGCAGTCGATTCGCAACACCACAACTCCATGAGTAAGGGAAACAGTAATGGAGGGAACAGTGGACTGAGGGCAAGAACTCCCACAGTTACTGCCAATGTCTTGAACGTTGGCGACTTCTATAATGATCGCGATacaatcaacaacaatagCAATGGTAACATAAATAACAGCAACGGTAACGGTAACGGTAACGGTAACGATAATGAACACAATAGTGACGGTGGTGCTGACGACTCAACCTACCATGACGATGGTGATGCGCCGCTGAATGTACCACTGCTGGTGAAACCAAAGACGCTGTACCAGAATCCACAGACACCAACCGTCTTACCTTCAACGTATCATCCAATCAACAAGTGGTCCGCCGTAAAGCAATCATACATGAAAGAATTCCTGGCCGAGTTTTTAGGTACGCTCGTGATGTGTCTCTTGGGTTCTGCCGTTTGTTGTCAGGTCAACTTGGGGGCCAGAGCCACAGAGATTTCATATAATGACAGTTTGAACAAGCTGACAGACAGCTTGCCAACGAGTCTGGATGACGCGATCACCATAGTGAGAACGTTGCAGGAACTGGTCACACCGTCCCCCTCGGGATCGTTCGACGCTATCCCACTCGGTTGGGGGGCCGCCGTCGTCATGGGCTACTTCTGTTCTGGTGGGTCCGCCATCTCCGGTGCACATTTAAACCCGTCGGTAACAATTAGTAACTTGGTGTTCAGAGGGTTCCCCCTAAAGAAAGTCCCCTTCTACCTGTGCGGTCAAATACTCGGAGCATTTGCAGGCGCATTAATCACATTCATTTTCTACAAAAGAGTGTTCATAGAACTGTACTCGGATTGGCATTTGGAGCAAGCGGTCGCTGCTGACTTTATCACATTTCCCAAACCGTACCTGTCGTCAGCAAGACAATTTACCTCGGAGTACGTTGCCACCGCAGTTTTCCAGGCCTGCATATTTGCCATGACGGATCCATACACCTGTCTGTCCACCGATGTGTTCCCGCTGATGTTGTTTATCCtcattttcattttgaacGCTTCAATGGGGTACACCACTGCGTGTGCAATCAATCTTGCCCGTGATTTGGGCCCGCGGCTTGCCCTCTATGCTGTCGGGATGGATAGGAAACTGCTATGGATCAGGTATCACCATTATTTCTGGGTGCCAATTACAGCACCGATCTTCGGTGCATTGACAGGCGCGTTGGTGTACGATATCTGCGTCTACCAGGGTCATGAGTCACCCGTGAACTGGCCTTGGACTGTCTACAAGGAAAAGTTCTGGAAGTACTGGATGAGAAGACCAAGCTGGATGTACAAGAAGCGTGAGAGGGCTACATCCGATCTGAGCGAATTCTCGTATGCGCCTGATGACGATGACTACGAGTATAACATGGAGGATTACGGAGCTGGTGAGTCAAACGgtatcttgaagaaaggtAAGGCCAAAACAAAGGCCAAGCATCAAAACTCAGATAGTAGCGACATCGACGAGGAGGTTGTGAATAAAGCGGTTACATTCAAATCTGTCCAGAAAAGAGACAGGGGTTACGGTGGTATCCCAACCATTTTGGAGGAGGATGGCGGTACTTCATTTATAGAGGATGGCGATTCGATGATGATGTCTACGGATTCGTCATCGCTGCCCAATTTTGTGTCCACCACCAACGATGAGAAATGA